The Yersinia intermedia genome window below encodes:
- the pduA gene encoding propanediol utilization microcompartment protein PduA, with product MQQEALGMVETKGLTAAIEAADTMVKSANVTLVGYEKIGSGLVTVIVRGDVGAVKAATDAGASAAAKVGEVKSTHVIPRPHTDVEKFLPKGNS from the coding sequence ATGCAACAAGAAGCACTAGGAATGGTGGAAACCAAAGGGTTGACTGCAGCCATTGAGGCTGCGGACACCATGGTGAAATCGGCCAATGTGACATTAGTCGGCTATGAAAAAATTGGCTCTGGTCTGGTCACTGTCATCGTACGTGGTGACGTGGGGGCGGTTAAAGCTGCCACTGATGCTGGCGCAAGTGCGGCCGCGAAAGTGGGTGAAGTGAAATCGACCCATGTCATCCCACGCCCACATACCGATGTCGAGAAGTTCTTGCCAAAGGGAAATAGCTAA